From a region of the Streptomyces sp. NBC_01454 genome:
- a CDS encoding ATP-grasp domain-containing protein yields the protein MAGKFRVAVIGGRPAPIAGAKELGIDVVLVHEEGAYDPAIAVHCERIVHAPIADGQALLDTLKPLHDERPFDRVLTTTEPAAESTGFVVDALGLPGVSEATARALKDKALTRELLAKHHLSPVLYRMVHSAAEIAAFQAEVGGTVIVKPVDGVASLHIHPVENADDAEAAWSALQAAEISGVIAEEYLDGPVVSVDSFSHEGRHLTIGYSEYRMNEKYVEWEVSTPSRVAVPQLEALRELTPKFLDAVGLTEGPSHSEFVLTKHGPRVLESHARLAGSGAPELVRRAFGLNLNRMFLTVPLGIDELPQTSPEPLGGAAVRFFTPEPGRITALDVPEDAADVIRHVPRGEVAQVFLPYLDEFMDVDVAAVIAKSEGDTVPPLLTVADCVSGYVIASGRDAEDAVAKCETANARIRFETS from the coding sequence ATGGCAGGCAAGTTCCGCGTAGCGGTCATCGGCGGCAGGCCGGCACCCATCGCCGGCGCCAAGGAACTCGGCATCGACGTGGTCCTCGTGCACGAGGAAGGCGCCTACGACCCGGCGATAGCCGTGCACTGCGAACGCATCGTGCACGCACCCATCGCCGACGGCCAGGCCCTCCTCGACACCCTCAAGCCGCTGCACGACGAGCGCCCCTTCGACCGGGTCCTGACCACCACCGAGCCCGCGGCCGAGTCCACCGGCTTCGTCGTGGACGCCCTCGGCCTGCCCGGCGTGAGCGAGGCCACGGCCCGCGCCCTCAAGGACAAGGCGCTCACCCGCGAACTCCTCGCCAAGCACCACCTGAGCCCGGTCCTCTACCGCATGGTGCACAGCGCCGCGGAGATCGCCGCGTTCCAGGCCGAGGTCGGCGGGACCGTCATCGTCAAGCCCGTCGACGGCGTGGCGAGCCTGCACATCCACCCCGTCGAGAACGCGGACGACGCCGAGGCCGCGTGGAGCGCGCTGCAGGCGGCGGAGATCTCGGGCGTCATCGCCGAGGAGTACCTCGACGGCCCCGTCGTCAGCGTCGACTCCTTCTCGCACGAGGGCCGGCACCTGACGATCGGCTACTCCGAGTACCGGATGAACGAGAAGTACGTGGAGTGGGAGGTCAGCACCCCCAGCCGGGTCGCCGTCCCCCAGCTCGAGGCGCTGCGCGAGCTGACCCCCAAGTTCCTCGACGCCGTGGGACTCACCGAGGGCCCCTCGCACAGCGAGTTCGTCCTGACGAAGCACGGGCCGCGGGTCCTGGAGTCGCACGCCCGGCTCGCGGGCAGCGGCGCCCCCGAGCTCGTACGGCGAGCCTTCGGACTGAACCTGAACCGCATGTTCCTCACCGTCCCGCTCGGCATCGACGAACTGCCGCAGACCTCGCCGGAGCCGCTGGGTGGCGCCGCGGTCCGCTTCTTCACCCCCGAGCCGGGCCGGATCACCGCCCTCGACGTCCCCGAGGACGCTGCCGACGTCATCCGCCACGTCCCCCGGGGCGAGGTGGCCCAGGTCTTCCTCCCCTACCTGGACGAGTTCATGGACGTCGACGTGGCGGCCGTCATCGCCAAGAGCGAGGGCGACACCGTGCCGCCGCTGCTCACCGTCGCGGACTGCGTCTCCGGGTACGTCATCGCCTCCGGGCGCGACGCCGAGGACGCGGTCGCCAAGTGCGAGACGGCCAACGCCCGGATCCGCTTCGAGACGAGCTGA
- a CDS encoding ATP-grasp domain-containing protein, with the protein MKDHLLVIHRWRDGYARYENYLDHEAYDVTYVTTNLGLPSVPAGAAAVRMVPATDDFDGVWPAVAHLSARFGRPQRVLALNEGDLDTAALVREKLGCAGQTPDRLARFRDKLTMNRVIAEAGIPAPAFADAPDEAAVETFAQTHGWPVVVKPRRGTASRGVVRLDSAADLPLLRTLPPEPRLVQTYCADPVLHIDGLWTGEALGPWRASRYVNTCVDFTEGEALGSVEIDDPHLLDLIGEFTARAAGALSTEPWVFHLELFAGRSPDGAPVLHFLEAGYRVGGAEIPFVWREVHGIDLMAAAADIQLGNRPDLPVPSHWHTGGWLLVPLPVPAPCRVVSWDLPAGPDPDEGPYASVVPPVGHVLPRIGGYEHVGARFRFRGTTSGDVEKAVLRTAAEFRLECSAEVTAPVAGRRQACGLDR; encoded by the coding sequence ATGAAGGACCACCTCCTCGTCATCCACCGGTGGCGCGACGGGTACGCGCGCTACGAGAACTACCTCGACCACGAGGCGTACGACGTCACCTATGTGACGACCAACCTGGGGCTGCCCTCCGTACCGGCCGGCGCGGCCGCGGTCCGCATGGTCCCCGCCACCGACGACTTCGACGGCGTGTGGCCGGCCGTCGCCCACCTGAGCGCGCGGTTCGGCCGGCCGCAGCGCGTACTGGCCCTCAACGAGGGCGACCTGGACACCGCGGCACTGGTGCGCGAGAAGCTCGGCTGCGCCGGGCAGACCCCGGACCGGCTGGCCCGGTTCCGCGACAAGCTGACCATGAACCGCGTGATCGCGGAGGCGGGCATCCCGGCTCCCGCCTTCGCGGACGCGCCTGACGAGGCCGCCGTGGAGACCTTCGCGCAGACCCACGGCTGGCCCGTCGTGGTCAAACCCCGCCGCGGCACGGCCAGCCGCGGCGTCGTACGCCTGGACTCCGCGGCGGATCTGCCACTGCTGCGCACCCTGCCGCCGGAGCCGCGCCTGGTGCAGACGTACTGCGCCGACCCGGTGCTGCACATCGACGGCCTGTGGACGGGCGAGGCCCTCGGCCCCTGGCGGGCGTCCCGGTACGTCAACACCTGCGTGGACTTCACCGAGGGCGAGGCCCTCGGATCGGTCGAGATCGACGACCCCCACCTCCTGGATCTCATAGGTGAGTTCACCGCCCGCGCGGCCGGTGCGCTGAGCACCGAGCCCTGGGTCTTCCACCTGGAGCTGTTCGCCGGCCGGTCCCCGGACGGCGCTCCCGTGCTGCACTTCCTGGAGGCGGGCTACCGCGTCGGCGGCGCCGAGATTCCCTTCGTGTGGCGGGAGGTGCACGGCATCGACCTGATGGCCGCAGCGGCCGACATCCAGCTCGGCAACCGTCCCGACCTGCCCGTACCGTCCCATTGGCACACCGGCGGCTGGCTGCTCGTCCCGCTCCCCGTGCCGGCCCCGTGCCGGGTGGTCTCCTGGGACCTCCCGGCCGGGCCGGACCCGGACGAGGGCCCCTACGCCTCCGTCGTCCCGCCCGTGGGGCATGTCCTGCCGCGCATCGGCGGATACGAGCACGTGGGGGCGCGGTTCCGGTTCCGGGGCACGACCAGCGGGGACGTCGAGAAGGCCGTGCTGAGGACGGCCGCCGAGTTCCGCCTCGAGTGCTCGGCCGAGGTGACCGCTCCGGTCGCCGGACGCCGCCAGGCCTGCGGACTGGACCGGTGA
- the carA gene encoding glutamine-hydrolyzing carbamoyl-phosphate synthase small subunit, giving the protein MTLSTRGAVRAPAVLVLEDGRSFRGRAYGAVGQTLGEAVFNTGMTGYQETLTDPSYHRQVVVMTAPHIGNTGVNDEDPESQRIWVAGYVVRDPARTTSSWRARRSLDDELVAQGVVGISGIDTRALTRHLRERGAMRVGIFSGDSLADESTLLERVRRAPEMVGADLCAEVATKEAYVVPAIGTKRFTVAAIDLGIKGMTPHRMAERGIEVHVLPATATVEDVYSVHPDGVFLSNGPGDPATVDLTVIKAVLERKTPLFGICFGNQILGRALGFGTFKLKYGHRGINQPVQDRTTGKVEVTAHNHGFAVDAPLDRVSETPFGRAEVSHVCLNDDVVEGLHLLDQPAFSVQYHPEAAAGPHDAAYLFDRFVSLMEGQRA; this is encoded by the coding sequence GTGACGCTCTCCACCCGGGGGGCCGTCCGGGCTCCCGCCGTACTCGTCCTGGAGGACGGCCGCAGCTTCCGCGGCCGCGCCTACGGAGCCGTGGGGCAGACCCTCGGCGAAGCCGTGTTCAACACCGGCATGACCGGCTACCAGGAGACGCTGACCGACCCCTCGTACCACCGTCAGGTCGTCGTGATGACCGCTCCGCACATCGGCAACACCGGGGTGAACGACGAGGACCCCGAGTCGCAGCGGATCTGGGTCGCGGGCTATGTGGTGCGCGACCCGGCCCGGACCACCTCGAGCTGGCGTGCACGGCGCTCGCTGGACGACGAGCTTGTCGCGCAGGGTGTGGTGGGGATCAGCGGCATCGACACGCGTGCGCTGACCCGCCATCTGCGCGAGCGCGGCGCGATGCGGGTCGGCATCTTCTCCGGCGACTCCCTCGCGGACGAATCCACCCTGCTGGAACGGGTGCGCCGGGCCCCGGAGATGGTGGGCGCCGACCTGTGCGCCGAGGTCGCCACGAAGGAGGCGTATGTCGTTCCGGCGATCGGCACGAAGAGGTTCACGGTCGCCGCGATCGATCTGGGGATCAAGGGCATGACGCCGCACCGGATGGCGGAGCGCGGTATTGAGGTGCATGTGCTGCCCGCGACGGCCACTGTCGAGGATGTCTATTCGGTGCATCCGGACGGGGTGTTCCTCTCCAACGGTCCCGGCGACCCGGCCACGGTCGACCTCACCGTGATCAAGGCCGTCCTGGAGCGGAAGACGCCGCTGTTCGGTATCTGCTTCGGCAACCAGATCCTGGGCCGTGCGTTGGGTTTTGGGACGTTCAAGCTGAAGTACGGGCATCGGGGGATCAATCAGCCGGTGCAGGACCGTACGACGGGCAAGGTGGAGGTCACCGCGCACAATCACGGTTTCGCCGTCGACGCCCCGCTCGACAGGGTCTCCGAGACGCCCTTCGGCCGTGCCGAGGTCTCCCATGTCTGCTTGAACGATGACGTGGTGGAGGGTCTGCACCTCCTTGACCAGCCGGCGTTCAGTGTTCAGTACCACCCCGAAGCCGCCGCGGGTCCGCATGACGCCGCGTACCTCTTCGACCGCTTCGTTTCCCTGATGGAGGGCCAGCGTGCCTAA
- the carB gene encoding carbamoyl-phosphate synthase large subunit: MPKRTDIQSVLVIGSGPIVIGQAAEFDYSGTQACRVLKAEGLRVILVNSNPATIMTDPEIADATYVEPITPDFVEKIIAKERPDALLPTLGGQTALNTAISLHASGTLDKYGVELIGANVEAINKGEDRDLFKEVVAAVHAKIGHGESARSVICHSMDDVLAGVETLGGYPVVVRPSFTMGGAGSGFAHDEEELRRIAGQGLTLSPTTEVLLEESILGWKEYELELMRDKHDNVVVVCSIENFDPMGVHTGDSITVAPAMTLTDREYQTLRDIGIAVIREVGVDTGGCNIQFAVNPEDGRVIVIEMNPRVSRSSALASKATGFPIAKIAARLAVGYTLDEIPNDITEKTPASFEPTLDYVVVKVPRFAFEKFPAADATLTTTMKSVGEAMAIGRNFPEALNKALRSLEKKGSQFDFVGEPGDQAELLVKAQVPTDGRINTVMQAIRAGASPEEVFDATKIDPWFVDQLFLIKEIADEIAAAEKLHPEILADAKRHGFSDAQIAAVRGLREDVVREVRHALGVRPVYKTVDTCAAEFAAKTPYFYSSYDEESEVAPREKPAVIILGSGPNRIGQGIEFDYSCVHASFALSDAGYETVMVNCNPETVSTDYDTSDRLYFEPLTLEDVLEIVHAETQAGPVAGVIVQLGGQTPLGLAQALKDNGVPIVGTPPEAIHAAEDRGAFGQVLAEAGLPAPEHGTATTFDRAKEIADKIGYPVLVRPSYVLGGRGMEIVYDEARLCTYIAESTEISPTRPVLVDRFLDDAIEIDVDALYDGHELYLGGVMEHIEEAGIHSGDSACALPPITLGGYDIKRLRASTEAIAKGVGVRGLINIQFAMAGDILYVLEANPRASRTVPFTSKATAVPLAKAAARISLGATVAELRAEGMLPATGDGGTLPLDAPISVKEAVMPWSRFRDIHGRGVDTILGPEMRSTGEVMGIDSVFGTAYAKSQTGAYGPLPAKGRAFISVANRDKRSMIFPARELLTHGFELLATSGTAEVLRRNGIDATVVRKLSEGEGPGGERTIVQLIHDGEIDLIVNTPYGADGRLDGYEIRTAAVARSVPCLTTVQALAAAVQGIEAMSRGDVGVRSLQEHAMKR; this comes from the coding sequence GTGCCTAAGCGCACCGATATCCAGTCCGTCCTGGTCATCGGCTCCGGTCCGATCGTCATCGGCCAGGCCGCCGAGTTCGACTACTCCGGCACGCAGGCCTGCCGGGTCCTGAAGGCCGAGGGCCTGCGGGTCATCCTGGTGAACTCCAACCCGGCGACGATCATGACCGACCCGGAGATCGCCGACGCCACCTACGTCGAGCCGATCACCCCGGACTTCGTCGAGAAGATCATCGCCAAGGAGCGCCCGGACGCGCTGCTGCCCACGTTGGGCGGGCAGACGGCGTTGAACACGGCGATCTCGCTGCACGCGTCGGGCACCCTCGATAAGTACGGCGTCGAGCTGATCGGCGCCAACGTCGAGGCGATCAACAAGGGGGAGGACCGCGATCTGTTCAAGGAGGTCGTCGCGGCCGTCCACGCCAAGATCGGGCACGGTGAGTCCGCCCGCTCGGTGATCTGCCACTCCATGGACGACGTCCTGGCGGGCGTCGAGACCCTCGGCGGCTACCCCGTCGTGGTCCGTCCCTCCTTCACCATGGGCGGCGCCGGCTCCGGCTTCGCCCACGACGAGGAGGAACTGCGCCGCATCGCCGGCCAGGGCCTGACGCTGTCCCCGACGACCGAGGTGCTGTTGGAGGAGTCGATCCTGGGGTGGAAGGAGTACGAGCTGGAGCTGATGCGCGACAAGCATGACAACGTCGTGGTCGTGTGCTCCATCGAGAACTTCGACCCGATGGGTGTGCACACCGGTGACTCGATCACGGTGGCGCCGGCGATGACGCTGACCGACCGGGAGTATCAGACGCTGCGGGACATCGGGATCGCGGTGATCCGTGAGGTGGGGGTCGACACCGGCGGCTGCAACATCCAGTTCGCGGTCAATCCCGAGGACGGCCGGGTCATCGTCATCGAGATGAACCCGCGGGTCTCGCGCTCGTCGGCGTTGGCATCGAAGGCCACCGGCTTCCCGATCGCGAAGATCGCCGCGCGCCTCGCGGTGGGCTACACGCTGGATGAGATCCCCAACGACATCACCGAGAAGACCCCGGCCTCCTTCGAGCCGACGCTTGACTACGTCGTCGTCAAGGTGCCGCGGTTCGCTTTCGAGAAGTTCCCGGCCGCCGATGCGACGCTGACCACGACCATGAAGTCGGTCGGCGAGGCCATGGCGATCGGCCGCAACTTCCCCGAGGCGCTGAACAAGGCCCTGCGCTCGCTGGAGAAGAAGGGCAGCCAGTTCGACTTCGTCGGCGAGCCCGGTGACCAGGCCGAGCTGCTGGTCAAGGCCCAGGTCCCCACCGATGGCCGGATCAACACCGTCATGCAGGCCATCCGTGCCGGGGCGAGCCCCGAGGAGGTCTTCGATGCCACGAAGATCGACCCGTGGTTCGTCGACCAGCTCTTCCTGATCAAGGAGATCGCGGACGAGATCGCGGCCGCCGAGAAGCTCCACCCGGAGATCCTTGCGGATGCGAAGCGGCACGGTTTCTCCGATGCCCAGATCGCGGCGGTCCGCGGGCTGCGTGAGGACGTCGTCCGCGAGGTGCGCCACGCGCTGGGTGTCCGTCCGGTCTACAAGACGGTCGACACCTGTGCCGCCGAATTCGCCGCGAAGACGCCGTACTTCTACTCCTCCTACGACGAGGAGAGCGAGGTCGCGCCCCGCGAGAAGCCGGCCGTGATCATCCTCGGCTCCGGTCCCAACCGCATCGGCCAGGGCATCGAGTTCGACTACTCCTGCGTCCACGCCTCCTTCGCGCTGAGCGACGCCGGCTACGAGACGGTGATGGTCAACTGCAACCCCGAAACCGTCTCCACCGACTACGACACCTCCGACCGCCTCTACTTCGAGCCGCTGACGCTTGAGGACGTCCTGGAGATCGTGCACGCCGAGACCCAGGCCGGCCCGGTCGCCGGCGTCATCGTCCAGCTCGGCGGCCAGACCCCACTCGGCCTGGCCCAAGCCCTCAAGGACAACGGCGTACCGATCGTCGGCACCCCGCCGGAGGCGATCCACGCCGCCGAGGACCGCGGCGCCTTCGGCCAAGTGCTCGCCGAGGCCGGGCTGCCCGCCCCCGAGCACGGCACCGCCACCACCTTCGACCGGGCCAAGGAGATCGCCGACAAGATCGGCTACCCCGTCCTCGTCCGCCCCTCGTACGTGCTCGGCGGCCGCGGCATGGAGATCGTCTACGACGAGGCCCGCCTCTGCACCTACATCGCGGAGTCCACCGAGATCAGCCCCACCCGCCCGGTCCTGGTCGACCGGTTCCTCGACGACGCGATCGAGATCGACGTCGACGCGCTCTACGACGGCCACGAGCTCTACCTCGGCGGCGTCATGGAGCACATCGAGGAGGCCGGCATCCACTCCGGCGACTCCGCCTGCGCCCTGCCCCCCATCACCCTGGGCGGCTACGACATCAAGCGCCTGCGCGCCTCAACGGAGGCCATCGCCAAGGGTGTTGGCGTCCGCGGCCTGATCAACATCCAGTTCGCGATGGCCGGCGACATCCTCTACGTCCTGGAGGCCAACCCCCGCGCCTCACGCACCGTCCCCTTCACCTCGAAGGCGACCGCGGTGCCGCTGGCCAAGGCCGCCGCCCGGATCTCCCTGGGCGCGACCGTCGCCGAACTGCGCGCCGAGGGCATGCTCCCCGCCACCGGCGACGGCGGCACCCTGCCGCTGGACGCGCCGATCTCCGTCAAGGAAGCCGTCATGCCCTGGTCGCGGTTCCGCGACATCCACGGCCGCGGCGTCGACACAATCCTCGGCCCGGAGATGCGCTCCACCGGCGAGGTCATGGGCATCGACTCCGTCTTCGGCACCGCCTACGCCAAGTCACAGACCGGCGCCTACGGTCCGCTGCCCGCCAAGGGCCGCGCCTTCATCTCGGTCGCCAACCGGGACAAGCGTTCGATGATCTTCCCGGCCCGGGAACTCCTCACCCACGGCTTCGAGCTGCTCGCCACCTCCGGCACCGCCGAAGTCCTGCGCCGCAACGGCATCGACGCCACCGTGGTCCGCAAGCTCAGCGAGGGCGAAGGCCCCGGGGGCGAGCGGACGATCGTTCAGCTCATCCACGACGGCGAGATCGACCTCATCGTCAACACCCCCTACGGCGCCGATGGCCGTCTCGACGGATACGAGATCCGCACCGCCGCCGTGGCCCGGTCCGTACCGTGCCTCACGACCGTCCAGGCGCTGGCCGCGGCCGTCCAGGGCATCGAGGCCATGTCCCGCGGAGACGTCGGCGTCCGCTCCCTCCAGGAACACGCCATGAAGCGCTGA